The uncultured Hyphomonas sp. genome includes a window with the following:
- the serS gene encoding serine--tRNA ligase, with translation MFDLRAIRENPEAFRKAWNRRKPGLGDAVDDIHRHDAALRTALTDKQEAEKLRNETSKLIGKAKASGDEAEFERLRKVVADAKETIEACAEQEEAARAELNELLYGLPNLPLDDVPEGQDEDANVEQHRWGTPKDIDGPKDHADLGEALGMMDFETAAKMSGARFVLLSGKLARMERALAAFMLDIQTEEHGYTECSPPFLVKDQALVGTGQLPKFAEDLFKTTADHWLIPTAEVPLTNIVRETIIEPGYLPRRFTAHTPCFRSEAGSAGRDTKGMIRLHQFNKVEMVSIVANEEEGLAELERMTGCAEEVLKRLDLPFRRMLLCTGDMGAGARKTYDLEVWLPSQNTYREISSCSYCGDFQARRMDARYRPEAGAKPEFVHTLNGSGLAVGRTLVAVIENYQNEDGSITVPEALRSYMGGLEVIS, from the coding sequence ATGTTTGACCTCCGCGCGATCCGCGAAAACCCCGAAGCCTTCCGCAAGGCCTGGAACCGGCGCAAGCCGGGCCTCGGCGATGCGGTGGACGATATTCACCGCCACGATGCGGCCCTGCGTACGGCCCTGACCGACAAGCAGGAAGCCGAGAAACTGCGCAATGAAACGTCCAAGCTGATCGGCAAGGCGAAAGCCTCCGGCGATGAGGCGGAGTTCGAGCGCCTGCGCAAAGTGGTGGCCGATGCCAAGGAGACCATCGAGGCCTGCGCCGAGCAGGAAGAGGCGGCCCGGGCAGAGCTGAATGAGCTGCTCTACGGCCTGCCAAACCTGCCGCTGGACGATGTGCCGGAAGGCCAGGACGAAGACGCAAACGTCGAACAGCATCGCTGGGGCACGCCAAAGGACATCGACGGCCCGAAAGACCATGCCGACCTCGGCGAAGCCCTCGGCATGATGGATTTCGAAACCGCCGCCAAGATGAGCGGCGCCCGCTTCGTGCTGCTCTCAGGCAAGCTCGCCCGGATGGAGCGGGCGCTCGCCGCCTTCATGCTGGACATCCAGACAGAAGAGCATGGGTACACGGAATGCTCACCGCCATTCCTGGTGAAAGACCAGGCGCTGGTCGGCACCGGGCAGTTGCCGAAATTTGCGGAAGATCTTTTCAAGACGACGGCCGATCATTGGCTTATCCCCACCGCTGAAGTGCCTCTCACGAACATCGTCCGTGAGACGATCATCGAACCGGGCTACCTGCCGCGCCGCTTCACCGCGCACACGCCTTGCTTCCGTTCGGAAGCTGGCAGTGCAGGCCGTGACACGAAGGGCATGATCCGCCTTCACCAGTTCAACAAGGTGGAAATGGTCTCCATCGTCGCGAACGAGGAAGAGGGGCTGGCCGAGCTGGAGCGCATGACGGGCTGCGCCGAGGAAGTGCTGAAGCGGCTCGACCTGCCGTTCCGCCGCATGCTGCTCTGCACGGGCGACATGGGGGCAGGGGCACGCAAGACCTATGACCTCGAAGTCTGGCTGCCGTCGCAGAACACCTATCGCGAGATCAGCTCGTGCTCCTATTGCGGGGACTTTCAGGCCCGCCGCATGGATGCGCGCTACCGCCCGGAAGCCGGCGCCAAGCCGGAATTCGTGCACACGCTGAACGGCTCCGGCCTCGCCGTCGGCCGCACGCTGGTCGCGGTGATCGAGAACTACCAGAACGAAGACGGCTCCATCACGGTGCCGGAAGCCCTGCGCAGCTACATGGGCGGGCTTGAGGTGATTTCGTGA